The region TTTAGATTTAGTAGAGGAGAAATTTGGGTTAGAAATGGTAGATAAAATTATTTCTGAATCGGAATTAGATTCAGGAGGGATATATACTTCTGTAGGAACCTATAAATTTTCAGAAATGCTTCAATTGCTTCAGCATTTAAGTGAACACACCGACATTTCCATAGACGATTTACTACTTGTATATGCCGAACATTTTTTTAGTGTTATAGAAAAAAGTTACCCTGGACTCCTAGCCACTTACCAAGATCCTATAGAAATGTTGTCTTCAATAGAAAATCATATTCATATAGAAGTCAGAAAAATATATCCAGATGCAGAATTACCATCGTTTGAAGTTATGGAGAAGACTAAAAATTCACTAACTTTAATTTATAAATCTAGTAGAGCAATGCATCATTTTGGACTGGGGTTAATGAATAAAACCTTTGAACACTTTAATACCAAAGCAACCATACTATTAGATAAAATTAAAACAGACGGAACAGAAGTTAAGTTTACCATACATAAAACACCATGAGTCAGGATAAGATAGATATTTTACAACGCGCACTAGCACGCGAAAAAGCAGCACGAAAAGCAGCAGAATCTATCTTAGAGCAAAAAGCAGCAGAGTTATACGAAACCAATCAAAAGCTTGAAAAATCGTATGCAGAGTTAGAAAATTTACTCACCAAAAAAGATTCACAACTACAAGGTGTTTTTGAAAACATAGTAGATGCCTACCTTATAATGGATCTCTCAGGTAATATTCTAAAAATGAATAATGCCGCCATAGATTTGTTAGGATTTGAAAATGAAAAGGTAGATTTTAATCTTATGAATATGGTATCTCCTCAAGATTTTGAGCGGGTATCTCAATCGTTTCAAAACTTATTAAAACTTGGAACACTTACCGATTTTGAAATTAATATAACAACGTTTTTAAAAGAAGTTAAACTTGTACATGTTAATGCAAGTATTATTTATCATGCCGGAAAACCCTTCGCAGCACAAGGTATTATTAGAGATATTACCAAAGACAGAGAAGCAGAAGACAAGCTAATAGAATCTGAAAATAGATTAGCGACCCTAATTATAAATTTAGATAGCGGGGTAGTATTAGAAGACGAAAACCGTAAAATTGTACTCACCAATAAAAAATTTACCGAGCTTTTTAATATTGAAGCAGAACCAACAGATCTTATAGGGTTGGACTGTTTAGAAGCGTCAAAAACCAACAGCTTACTGTTTAAAAATCCAGAGTACTTTTTAGATCGTATGAAAGCAATTGATCTTAAAAAAGAAGCGGTACTAGGGGAGGAATTAGAAATGGTTGATGGTAAAATTTTAGAGAGAAATTATGTACCTATAATTTTAGACGATACCTCTAAAGGATATTTATGGACCTTTAAAGATGTTACTCTTAATAGAATTTATGAAAAAAGTTTAGAAGCCGAAAAACAAAAATATTATAATATTATTTCTAATATGAATTTGGGGCTAGTTGAATTGGATTTAAATGATAAAATTTTGATGGTAAATCAGTGTTTTATAGACATGACTGGTTATACTGAAGAAGAATTAATAGGTATTAAAGGAAAAGATGTGTTTCCTGTTCTTGAAGATAAACCTATTATAGATAGCCAAATTAAAGGACGTAAAAAAGGGAAAACTAACTCTTACGAATTACGCATACGAAACAAAGAGGGCGAATTAAGACATTGGTTAATTAGTGGTGCGCCCAACTATAATTTAGATGGTGAAATTATTGGCTCAATAGGTCTGAATTTTGATATTACAGACATCAAAAATCTGGAAATTCAGAAAGAAAACTTAGTAAAAGAACTTGAAAAAAGCAATAACGAGTTGCAAGAATATGCACATATTGTGTCTCACGATTTAAAATCGCCTTTACGAAGTATTAATGCCTTAATTAGTTGGATTAAAGAAGATAATGCTAATGTTTTAGATGAGACTAGTCTTCAAAATTTTGATTTAATTGAAGTTACATTAGAAAAAATGGA is a window of Formosa sediminum DNA encoding:
- a CDS encoding heme NO-binding domain-containing protein, with product MKGIVFTEFLDLVEEKFGLEMVDKIISESELDSGGIYTSVGTYKFSEMLQLLQHLSEHTDISIDDLLLVYAEHFFSVIEKSYPGLLATYQDPIEMLSSIENHIHIEVRKIYPDAELPSFEVMEKTKNSLTLIYKSSRAMHHFGLGLMNKTFEHFNTKATILLDKIKTDGTEVKFTIHKTP
- a CDS encoding PAS domain-containing sensor histidine kinase; translation: MSQDKIDILQRALAREKAARKAAESILEQKAAELYETNQKLEKSYAELENLLTKKDSQLQGVFENIVDAYLIMDLSGNILKMNNAAIDLLGFENEKVDFNLMNMVSPQDFERVSQSFQNLLKLGTLTDFEINITTFLKEVKLVHVNASIIYHAGKPFAAQGIIRDITKDREAEDKLIESENRLATLIINLDSGVVLEDENRKIVLTNKKFTELFNIEAEPTDLIGLDCLEASKTNSLLFKNPEYFLDRMKAIDLKKEAVLGEELEMVDGKILERNYVPIILDDTSKGYLWTFKDVTLNRIYEKSLEAEKQKYYNIISNMNLGLVELDLNDKILMVNQCFIDMTGYTEEELIGIKGKDVFPVLEDKPIIDSQIKGRKKGKTNSYELRIRNKEGELRHWLISGAPNYNLDGEIIGSIGLNFDITDIKNLEIQKENLVKELEKSNNELQEYAHIVSHDLKSPLRSINALISWIKEDNANVLDETSLQNFDLIEVTLEKMEQLITDILDYSSIGADNEDKIEVNLDTVVKELVDILYIPEHIKVRITTNLPMVLGHKTKLQQVFQNLISNAVKFIDKPEGVITISCIELNDCYQFSIQDNGMGIDEKFHDKIFKVFHALKKSKDSSGIGLSIVQKIVFLHGGKIWLESKIKEGTTFFFTISK